The region CGGTGATCGACACGACGACGATCGACGATCGCCTCATCTCCGACATCAAGGATCTGGTGCGCTACGAACCGGGCGTCAGCGTGCGCCGCGCGCCGGCGCGCTTCACCGCCGCCGGCGCTTCGACCGGGCGCGATCGCGACAGCGGGTTCAATATTCGCGGGCTGGAGGGCAACCGCGTCCTGATCACGGTGGATGGCGTGCGCGTGCCGGATGCTTTCGCCTTCGGCGCGCAATCAGTCGGGCGCGGCGATTATGTCGATCTCGATCTGCTGAAATCGGTCGAGATCCTGCGCGGTCCGGCATCGGCGCTGTACGGCAGCGACGGCGTGGCCGGTGCGGTGAGCTTCATCACCAAGGATCCGCAGGATTTCCTGAAGGACGGCAAACTGGTCGGCGGTGGTTTGCGCGTCGGCTATGACGGTGCCGACAACAGCTGGACCAAGGGGTTGGTGGTTGCGGGCAAGGCAGGCGACATCCAGGCGATCGTCGCCTTCACTCGGCGCGACGGACACGGCATCGAGACGAAGGGCACCAACGACAGTGCCAATACCGATCGCACGACGGCCATTCCCCAGGATATCGTATCGAACGCCCTGCTCGCGCGTCTGGTCTGGACGCCGACCGACGGCAGCCGCGTGCGCCTGACCTATGAGCGGTTCGCGTCGGTAGTCGATTCCGACGTGCTCAGCGCAATCACCAAGCCTCTGCCGCCCGCACCGCTGGCGTCGACGGCAGTGCTCGGCCTTCGGGCGCTCGACACGACGTCGCGCGACCGGGGCACGATCGACTATCGCTACATCGGCGATGGCGCGATCAGCGGCATCCGCGCCGCCGCATATTATCAGCAGAGCAAGACCGATCAGACCGGCTGGGAAGATCGCAATACCGCGCTCGACCGGATCCGCATCAACCGCTTCGACAACGAGGTTTACGGCGGCATGCTACAGCTCGAAAGCCGTCTCGCTACCGGACTGTTCTCCCACCTGTTCGCCTATGGCGCCGATTACTCGCACACCCGGCAAACGGGTGTGCGAGACGGCACCGTGCCGCCGGCCGGCGAGACCTATCCGACGCGCGCTTTCCCGACGACCGATTACACGCTGGTCGGCGTTTTCGCGCAGGACGAGATCGGGATCGCGGATGGATTGCTGACGCTCTTCCCATCGATCCGCTACGATCACTACAAGCTCAGTCCGCAGACCGATCCGTTGTTCACCACCTTCGTCCCGCGCGGGCAGAGCGCGTCGCGCTTCACCCCGCGGCTCGGCGCGGTGGCGAAGCTGACCGGGAATATCCGGTTGTTCGCGAATTACAGCCAGGGCTTCAAGCCGCCCGAGCCGAACCAGATCAACAACGGCTTTGCCAATCTGGTGTCGAACTACCGCTCGATCCCCAATCCCGATCTGAAACCGGAAACAAGCAACAGCATCGAAGGCGGCGTGCGGCTGAACGGCCAACGCTGGTCGCTGAGCGGCACGGCGTTCCGCAGCCGCTTCCGCGACTTCATCGATCAGGTCCAGGTCAGCGGCGCGTTCACCGCGGCCAGTCCGGCGGTTTTCCAATATATCAATCGCGGCCGGGTGAAGATCG is a window of Sphingomonas sp. Leaf357 DNA encoding:
- a CDS encoding TonB-dependent hemoglobin/transferrin/lactoferrin family receptor encodes the protein MKLAGLLLGISPVAFVVAAVAPASASSADPVVFEATTGTDVASAPDVEDQNGVITVTATRTEKPVEDVPATVSVIDTTTIDDRLISDIKDLVRYEPGVSVRRAPARFTAAGASTGRDRDSGFNIRGLEGNRVLITVDGVRVPDAFAFGAQSVGRGDYVDLDLLKSVEILRGPASALYGSDGVAGAVSFITKDPQDFLKDGKLVGGGLRVGYDGADNSWTKGLVVAGKAGDIQAIVAFTRRDGHGIETKGTNDSANTDRTTAIPQDIVSNALLARLVWTPTDGSRVRLTYERFASVVDSDVLSAITKPLPPAPLASTAVLGLRALDTTSRDRGTIDYRYIGDGAISGIRAAAYYQQSKTDQTGWEDRNTALDRIRINRFDNEVYGGMLQLESRLATGLFSHLFAYGADYSHTRQTGVRDGTVPPAGETYPTRAFPTTDYTLVGVFAQDEIGIADGLLTLFPSIRYDHYKLSPQTDPLFTTFVPRGQSASRFTPRLGAVAKLTGNIRLFANYSQGFKPPEPNQINNGFANLVSNYRSIPNPDLKPETSNSIEGGVRLNGQRWSLSGTAFRSRFRDFIDQVQVSGAFTAASPAVFQYINRGRVKIEGLEARGEARLPIGLGVRAAASYAKGRVESPNATTGVVETLPLDSVDPVKFVAGIFYQPEDGPVRAELAATHAAGKKLSDTNNSCNVPARAATSTTPAVPATYCFTPPGFWIFDATVSLKVRDHATVRAGVFNITDKKYFWWSDVRGLSATSVVQDAYSQPGRNAGVSVSFSL